The Carassius carassius chromosome 9, fCarCar2.1, whole genome shotgun sequence genome includes a region encoding these proteins:
- the LOC132149575 gene encoding sarcalumenin-like isoform X1: protein MKVLVSLCIFVPLLALATAEEEAILESILRDRSHIEETLRLAADEKAGDYAAALQKLRKIYHNSIRPMEQAYKYNELRQHEISAYPGRTLGDSATDGEITSKPMVLFLGPWSVGKSSMVNYLLGLQDTPYQLYTGAEPTTSEFTVIMHGEKIRTVEGIVMAADSSRSFSPLEKFGQNFLEKLVGIEMPHKLLERVTFVDTPGIIENRKQQERGYPFNDVCQWFIDRADLIFVVFDPTKLDVGLELEMLFRQLKGRESQIRIILNKADSLATQDLMRVYGALFWSLAPLINVTEPPRVYVSSFWPYDYAPDTSRDLFKREEISLLEDLNQVIENRLENKIAFIRQHGIRVRIHALLVDRYVQTFKEKMSFFSDPELVFQEIVDDPDKFYIFKSILAKTNVSKFDLPNRDAYRDFFGINPVSSFKQLSSQCSYTGSCLLEKIERAITHELPSLLGSINSSKNPTLSSCEATGCGEKPKNRYRRN from the exons AGGAGGAAGCCATTCTGGAATCCATCCTGAGAGACAGATCTCACATCGAGGAAACTCTGAGGCTCGCGGCAGATGAGAAAGCAGGAGATTATGCTG CTGCTCTGCAGAAGCTGAGGAAGATCTACCACAACTCCATCAGGCCCATGGAGCAGGCCTACAAGTACAATGAGCTGAGACAGCATGAGATCTCAG CCTATCCTGGACGCACACTGGGGGATTCTGCCACAG ATGGAGAAATCACCTCCAAACCCATGGTGCTGTTCCTTGGACCCTGGAGCGTGGGCAAGTCCTCCATGGTCAACTATCTGTTGGGTTTGCAGGACACCCCTTACCAGCTGTACACGG GTGCTGAACCCACTACCTCAGAGTTTACCGTCATCATGCATGGTGAGAAGATTCGCACCGTGGAGGGCATCGTCATGGCTGCCGACAGCTCTCGCTCCTTCTCCCCACTGGAGAAGTTCGGACAGAACTTTTTGGAGAAGCTGGTTGGCATCGAGATGCCCCACAAGCTCCTGGAGAGGGTCACATTCGTGGATACGCCTGGAATCATTGAGAACCGCAAGCAGCAGGAGAGAG GTTACCCATTCAACGATGTGTGCCAGTGGTTTATCGATCGTGCAGACCTAATTTTCGTAGTTTTTGATCCCACCAAGCTGGACGTCGGTCTCGAATTAGAAATGCTCTTCCGGCAGCTAAAAGGTCGGGAGTCTCAGATCCGTATCATCCTCAATAAAGCCGACAGTTTGGCGACCCAGGACCTCATGCGTGTCTACGGCGCCCTCTTCTGGAGTCTGGCGCCCCTCATTAATGTAACCGAGCCCCCGCGTGTCTACGTCAGCTCCTTCTGGCCCTACGACTACGCACCGGACACCAGCCGCGACCTCTTCAAACGTGAGGAAATATCCTTGCTGGAAGACCTGAACCAAGTGATCGAGAATCGTCTGGAGAACAAAATCGCCTTCATCCGCCAGCACGGCATCCGCGTTCGCATTCACGCCCTCCTGGTGGACCGCTACGTGCAGACCTTCAAGGAGAAGATGAGCTTCTTCAGCGACCCTGAACTGGTCTTCCAGGAGATTGTGGACGATCCTGACAAGTTCTACATTTTCAAGTCTATCCTGGCCAAAACCAACGTCAGCAAGTTCGACCTGCCCAACCGAGATGCTTACCGTGACTTCTTCGGGATCAATCCGGTGAGCAGCTTCAAGCAGCTGTCGTCCCAATGCTCCTACACGGGCAGTTGTCTCCTGGAGAAGATCGAGCGCGCCATCACCCACGAACTGCCCTCTCTGCTCGGCAGCATCAACTCCAGCAAGAACCCGACCCTGTCCTCCTGTGAGGCCACCGGCTGCGGGGAAAAGCCCAAGAACCGCTACCGGCGAAACTGA
- the LOC132149575 gene encoding sarcalumenin-like isoform X2 encodes MKVLVSLCIFVPLLALATAEEEAILESILRDRSHIEETLRLAADEKAGDYAAALQKLRKIYHNSIRPMEQAYKYNELRQHEISDGEITSKPMVLFLGPWSVGKSSMVNYLLGLQDTPYQLYTGAEPTTSEFTVIMHGEKIRTVEGIVMAADSSRSFSPLEKFGQNFLEKLVGIEMPHKLLERVTFVDTPGIIENRKQQERGYPFNDVCQWFIDRADLIFVVFDPTKLDVGLELEMLFRQLKGRESQIRIILNKADSLATQDLMRVYGALFWSLAPLINVTEPPRVYVSSFWPYDYAPDTSRDLFKREEISLLEDLNQVIENRLENKIAFIRQHGIRVRIHALLVDRYVQTFKEKMSFFSDPELVFQEIVDDPDKFYIFKSILAKTNVSKFDLPNRDAYRDFFGINPVSSFKQLSSQCSYTGSCLLEKIERAITHELPSLLGSINSSKNPTLSSCEATGCGEKPKNRYRRN; translated from the exons AGGAGGAAGCCATTCTGGAATCCATCCTGAGAGACAGATCTCACATCGAGGAAACTCTGAGGCTCGCGGCAGATGAGAAAGCAGGAGATTATGCTG CTGCTCTGCAGAAGCTGAGGAAGATCTACCACAACTCCATCAGGCCCATGGAGCAGGCCTACAAGTACAATGAGCTGAGACAGCATGAGATCTCAG ATGGAGAAATCACCTCCAAACCCATGGTGCTGTTCCTTGGACCCTGGAGCGTGGGCAAGTCCTCCATGGTCAACTATCTGTTGGGTTTGCAGGACACCCCTTACCAGCTGTACACGG GTGCTGAACCCACTACCTCAGAGTTTACCGTCATCATGCATGGTGAGAAGATTCGCACCGTGGAGGGCATCGTCATGGCTGCCGACAGCTCTCGCTCCTTCTCCCCACTGGAGAAGTTCGGACAGAACTTTTTGGAGAAGCTGGTTGGCATCGAGATGCCCCACAAGCTCCTGGAGAGGGTCACATTCGTGGATACGCCTGGAATCATTGAGAACCGCAAGCAGCAGGAGAGAG GTTACCCATTCAACGATGTGTGCCAGTGGTTTATCGATCGTGCAGACCTAATTTTCGTAGTTTTTGATCCCACCAAGCTGGACGTCGGTCTCGAATTAGAAATGCTCTTCCGGCAGCTAAAAGGTCGGGAGTCTCAGATCCGTATCATCCTCAATAAAGCCGACAGTTTGGCGACCCAGGACCTCATGCGTGTCTACGGCGCCCTCTTCTGGAGTCTGGCGCCCCTCATTAATGTAACCGAGCCCCCGCGTGTCTACGTCAGCTCCTTCTGGCCCTACGACTACGCACCGGACACCAGCCGCGACCTCTTCAAACGTGAGGAAATATCCTTGCTGGAAGACCTGAACCAAGTGATCGAGAATCGTCTGGAGAACAAAATCGCCTTCATCCGCCAGCACGGCATCCGCGTTCGCATTCACGCCCTCCTGGTGGACCGCTACGTGCAGACCTTCAAGGAGAAGATGAGCTTCTTCAGCGACCCTGAACTGGTCTTCCAGGAGATTGTGGACGATCCTGACAAGTTCTACATTTTCAAGTCTATCCTGGCCAAAACCAACGTCAGCAAGTTCGACCTGCCCAACCGAGATGCTTACCGTGACTTCTTCGGGATCAATCCGGTGAGCAGCTTCAAGCAGCTGTCGTCCCAATGCTCCTACACGGGCAGTTGTCTCCTGGAGAAGATCGAGCGCGCCATCACCCACGAACTGCCCTCTCTGCTCGGCAGCATCAACTCCAGCAAGAACCCGACCCTGTCCTCCTGTGAGGCCACCGGCTGCGGGGAAAAGCCCAAGAACCGCTACCGGCGAAACTGA